A region from the Aegilops tauschii subsp. strangulata cultivar AL8/78 chromosome 5, Aet v6.0, whole genome shotgun sequence genome encodes:
- the LOC109771400 gene encoding serine/threonine-protein phosphatase PP2A-2 catalytic subunit: MGNPRGGLDEQIEQLLQCKPLVEPELKALCEKAKEILMEESNVQPVRSPVTICGDIHGQFHDLAELFRIGGKCPDTNYLFMGDYVDRGYYSVETVSLLVALKVRYPHRLTILRGNHESRQITQVYGFYDECLRKYGSANVWKTFTDLFDYLPLTALVESEIFCLHGGLSPSIETLDNVRSFDRIQEVPHEGPMCDLLWSDPDDRCGWGISPRGAGYTFGQDISEQFNHTNSLKLIARAHQLVMEGFNWAHEQKVVTIFSAPNYCYRCGNMASILEVDDCREHTFIQFEPAPRRGEPDVTRRTPDYFL, encoded by the exons ATGGGGAATCCGCGTGGCGGCCTCGACGAGCAGATCGAGCAGCTCCTGCAGTGCAAGCCACTCGTCGAGCCCGAG TTGAAAGCACTGTGTGAGAAAGCTAAAGAGATTTTGATGGAGGAGAGCAATGTTCAG CCTGTGAGAAGCCCTGTCACGATATGTGGTGATATTCATGGTCAGTTTCATGATCTTGCGGAATTATTCAGAATTGGTGGGAAG TGTCCTGATACAAACTACCTATTTATGGGAGATTATGTGGACCGTGGTTACTATTCTGTTGAAACTGTATCG CTTCTGGTAGCTTTGAAAGTTCGTTATCCGCATCGGCTTACAATTCTTAGAGGAAACCACGAGAGCCGGCAG ATCACTCAAGTTTATGGATTTTATGATGAGTGCCTACGGAA GTATGGGAGTGCTAATGTATGGAAAACCTTCACGGATCTTTTTGACTATTTACCGTTGACAGCATTG GTTGAGTCGGAAATATTTTGCCTGCATGGTGGACTATCACCATCCATCGAGACACTTGATAATGTCCGTAGCTTTGACCGTATCCAAGAAGTCCCTCACGAAGGGCCAATGTGTGACCTTCTATGGTCTGATCCTGATGATCGATGTGGTTGGGGCATTTCACCGCGTGGTGCCGGATACACATTTGGCCAG GATATTTCAGAACAGTTTAACCATACCAATAGCCTTAAGCTAATAGCAAGAGCTCATCAGTTAGTTATGGAGGGATTCAACTGGGCACAT GAGCAAAAGGTTGTGACAATATTTAGTGCACCTAACTACTGTTACCGTTGCGGTAACATGGCCTCGATCTTGGAGGTGGATGACTGCAGGGAGCATACTTTCATCCAG TTTGAGCCTGCCCCAAGGAGAGGGGAGCCTGACGTGACCCGAAGGACGCCCGACTATTTCTTGTAA